Part of the Roseobacter litoralis Och 149 genome, TAACGGGATGCGCCAAATCGGCAACGCCACGGATTGGTGCGCCGTAGACGCGGCGGTTTTCGTCGCATCCGCCGTGGCCCGGATCGATCTGGGTGTCGAGCGCGCCGTGACGCATATGCTGGCCGGGCGATGCCCCGACCAGATCGAGTACCTCGGACTGGCGCAAGGCGCGGTTGAGCTGACCTGCGCGCCCGACGTTCCCGAGGCCGTTCGAGAAGAAGTAGTTACGACTGCCGGATTGATATCAAACGGGCAACTTGACGTGGACACGGTCTATGAGGGACCCGAATTCGAGTTGGAAACATGACAAAAACTACCCTGAAAGCTGCGGCGGGCGGTATATCCATCCATGCTGTTGATGTTTCGCGGGGCATTCCAGCCTATGGCCTGTCGGTGCGGCTCATGCGTCTCGACCCCGATCCTGTCGAGATTGCTGGCGGTGCCTGCGCCGCAAACGGCCACTTCATCCATCCAGTGACCGAGGGCGCGGGCGTCATTCGTGGGATGTATGAAGTAACATTGGGAGTTGGAAACTACTACCGCCAGAGCGGCACAGAAGTACCTGACCCTGCGTTCGTTGAGGATGCCGTGTTCCGCTTTGGCGTCGAACGGGTGAGCGAGCATTTTCACCTGCCCTTCAAATTCACGCCTTGGGGCTTTTCCCTGTTCCGAGGGGGCCCATGATATTCTCTGGCTCTACGGTTGCAGCAAAGGGCAGCCATGCGGACTGAAACTGCAGCACGACCGATGACGCGTCAACGACCGGAATGGGCCGGTTCGTCACTTTTCCTTGCTTTCACCATTCTTTCGCGCGTCAAACTTTTCCCAAACATACATGCGGCCTTTTTGGCGTGCGTCGGCAAGCCAAAGCTTCTTGCGGATGCCTGCGACCTCAAGATTGCTGTATTTACCACCTGAGAACTTTGGCCAGTCAATAGCCAGTCCTTGCTTGACCAATTCCTCGGATAGATCACGCCCATCGGGCAGGAAGCACTTTGCAACTGTGCGGCCATAGTCGTCTTCATCAGTAATTTCGGCGCGTATCCTATGACCCTTACACAGACGCACCATGGCCCACTTGGCCTTCTTGCCATAAGGGTGATTGAGTTCCGGCGCGTCTATCCCGTAAAGGCGCACTTGGGTCTTTTGGATCGTAATTGTGTCACCGTCTGTAACGTAAGCTGGCCCTTCCAGCACGCGTGGCAGCGTGACTGATTGTGCGCTCTCTGCATCAAACGCCTCGCCCCTTTCTGGCGCAAAAGACTGTGGCGTTTTGGGTTGCGCGGAAAAACCGGTGATGCTGCGACCTGCCTTATGGGCAAGCGTTTTTCCAACAGGTTTCCTGTTTGGTTTGGCATTGGGCCGGTAGGTCGGCTTGAACAGCGCTCTTAAAAGAAATCTCAACATGGCTGAACTGTACGAGGCGGTGCCCCTCAGGGCAAACGGATTGCAAAGGGGCTAATCGATAACATCATCGATCTGCCAAAAGGTTGTATTTGTAAGGTGCTTCCCGGCTTGCCGCTCGTCCTGCAATGGATAGGTCAGCTGCAGCGCTGTCGAGTGGCCGGTATGGTGAAGCGAGAAAGCTTCACCATTTTACACGCTGCTATTCGCCGGTTACAGCAGCCGAAAATAATTCCAACGCGCCCTTCATCGCCAAAACCGCCGGGTGATCTGCGGCGAGGCCATGGGACGGTGCGACAGCTGTTGGGTCGTCATAAGTCGCCCAGGTTTGACCGTTGACATCTTCATAGAACAAGATCCGCAGTGGCAGGTTCAGGGCCATGGTTTGACCTGTTTGCCAAGCGCTCGCCCCGATTTTGGGACTGCCGAAGATCACGACTGTTGTGGGGCGCAGATCTTTGCCGACCGCGGCATTGCCAGCAGCAAAGTCAATCGTGTTGAATACCTGCGCGCCTGCGGTTTCAACGGCGTCTTTCAACCGCTGCACCGAATTTGCGACGTTGGCGTTGCTTGCCACATTGATGCGTTCTGCCATGGCAGTCCCTGCGGATGTCGCTGCGATAAATGCTAGTGTGATCAGTGATTTCATGGTTGTCTCCTGAGCGTTCGATGTCCGATCAGTTTTGGTCTGGGTAACGTCTAGGCTTCACGAACTGCGGATTCTGGAGGATTTTTGGAGGAATGTGCCCTGAGCCGAAATAACGCCCAAGTCTGGTGTTTTGGTTCTTTTGCGCTCGATAAAGCGTCCTTTCAACTTATGCATTCTGAAAGCCCGGTTGCGATTGAGCGGCAAAGCCTGCGCGTTTTGATCTTCCTTAACCGTCACAGGGATCGCGTTGTGTCAAAGGACGATCTGGTTGAAGCGATCTGGCAAGGGCGAGCGATCAGTTACTGAGCGATTTCCGGGGCGATCAAAGCTGTTCGGATTGCGCTTGGCGACACCGACCGCGATACCCGTATCATCAAGACGATCCACGGGCGCGGATTTCGCTTTGTCGCGGATGTTATTTCCAGAAATCCCGAAAGAGCCTCGGAGCCGCTTCCAACTGTCCTTGTCCGCGCCTTCCGATCCAGCGGAGAGGACGCGGCACTCGATTATCTTGCAGATGGTGTGACAGAAGATCTGATCCACAGCCTGTCGCGACACGATGCGTTGAACGTGCTGTCCTACAACACGACCCAAGCGTTCGGAGATGCGGTGCCGGAGGACATCTACGGCGTCACGCACATTGTTGATGGCAGCATACGATAAAGCGGTACACGCACCCGTGTGAGTGCGGCCATCCTCGATGGAAACGGGCAGCGGCAAATCTGGGCCGGGCGTTTTGATCTGTCTCAGGAAAGTCTTTAGGCTGGTCAATATCTGATCGCAGACCGTTTGCTCGCCGTGATCGCGCCGGATCAAACCCGACCAGCCAAACAGCGGCGCGGCACTGTAGATTCTCAGGCATATGATGCTTACCAAAAAGGCCACTAAGCTTATTTTCGCTATGAACCTCAAGCCTTTATCGAAGCGCTTTCGCACTTTGAAAAAGCGGCTGAGCTGGACCCTGATTTTGCCAACGCCTATGCACAGCAGGCCTATTGCCGCACAACGCTCTATTGTTTTGGATTGCCCGGCAGTGACAAAACGCTGGATCCAGCAGAGGGTCTTGCGCGCGAGGCCATCAGGCGAAACGACGTCGCGGCACTCGGATACGCGCGGCTCGGTTGGGTGCTGGGCTATCTTGGGCGGCCTCAGGAAACCATCGCTGCCTTTGATGCCGCCTTGATGCGCGACCCAGACAACCCCGAGACTTATCTGGCCTATGGCGAGACGATGAACCGCCTTGCACGCCCGTACAACGCTGGGCCACTTTTGGAAACTGTGTTCTCGAAAGACAGCTTTCTACCGCCCAGTTGGGAAATCCCGCAAGGTCATCGAAACCTCGTGTTGGGAGAGCAAGAGGTGGCCATAGGGCACTTTCAATCCGTGCTGGATCGCGTCTCGCGATTCGATCCGGCACGGGTTCAAATGGTGCGCGCTCTCTGGGAACTTGGTGACACCGAGGGCGCAAAGCAGGGTACTGCGAGGATCAAAAAATCGCGCCCAAGTACAGCCTTGCCGACTCAAAACGCATGTTTCCGTATCCCGTTCAGAAAGAAGCGGATGCGCTGACGTTAGCGCTGTCAGGTGCAGGGTTGCATTAAGTTTTATGAGCGAAGCGGACGTTCACTACAGCAGTTTAAAGCCTGCTTTGTACCGCAACTTGCTCATCGGGGTGGGCCAAAGCGAATGGCAGCGATACATGGAACCGGTCTTTGGCCGGGTTCAGCATGAACTTACAGACTGCGAAACAGAACGGTTTTCGCTGCACTCGCCCCGATGGCCGCTCTCATTTATTTTCGCTGACTGAAATAGCCATCCTTTCTTCACAAAAAGAGTTAGACGTAGCAACAACGTTGGGAGCAATTTGCCTTGCCGTAAGAGCAATCAGAATTCGTCCCAGCCGTCGTGGCTCGCACGTCCACCGCCACCTGCGACGGCACTTTTGGGCTGCGCTGGAGCCTGGGCTGGTCTGTCCATTTTGACAACTTTAGCTTCCTCGCCTGTCCGAAAGCTTGCCGTCGATTGCTTCAAATTATCAGCCTCGCTTGCGAGCAAGGCACTAGCAGCTGTGACTTCCTCAAATGAGGCCGCCTGTTTCTGTGTGTTTTGGTCAATTTGGCTTACTGCGGTTGTAATGTCGCCGATGCCATTCACCTGTTCTGATATTGCGGTGGATATCTCCTCAACCCCTTTCGAGATGCTGACAACGCTATCAGCAATCGCTTCCAGCGAAGACTTCGCGCCGGAGACTTTTTCAACACCCTCAGAAACCGCTGCATCACTTTTTGTGATCACAGCTGCTATTTCCTTTGAAGCTTCGGCCGCTCTTTGGGCGAGTTGGCGGACCTCAGAGGCGACTACAGAGAAGCCACGACCAGCCTCTCCCGCGCGCGCCGCTTCAACGCCAGCATTCAACGCAAGCAGATTAATCTGAAAAGCAATGTCCTCGATCATACCGACCACACGGGTAATCTCTTTTGAAGCGTCAGCGATACTTGCCATTGAGTCGGCGGCATCAGCTGCAACTTTTTCACTAGACTGGGCCGTATCACGCGCTGTCTGTGCGTTCTTGCTTGCGTCTTCGACGCTCCCGCTGACCTGCTTGATACTTGCAGAAAGTTCCTCGAGAGCCGCGGACGTCTCTTCCAGAGAAGCTGCATTCTGTTCAGCTTGTTTTGATAGTGCTTCGGAAGTATCGCGCAACTCAACTGATGATGAGACAAGCGTGTTACCGCTACCCGAAATATCAACGATGAGAGACTTAAGCCCGTCTATCATATTGTTCACATTCTTCTGTAGATGGCCGAACGCTCCTCGGAAATCGCCGTCCATAGGCTTCGTCAGATCCCCACCGGCAACACGTTCCAACGCTTCACCGGTTCTGGAAAGACCCTGATCCACGGCACCCAACAATTGGTTGATGTTCTCTGCAAGCTCATTGAGGATCCGATCAGAGAATTTCGCATCCACTCGTTTGGAAAACTGACCGTCGATAGCGGCTTCCACAACGGTGCCGAATGAATTCCCAAGGTCGATCATCATGGCTTCCCTCTCTTCGGCTGCCTTATGATCCGCCTCTTCTTTTTCCTTCGCCATATCGACTTCACGTTGTGCAGCGGTCTCCGCCTCCTGTTTGGCTGCTTCAGCTTCTTCTTGTGCATTTTGAGCTTGATGACGTGCTTGGTCAGATAGTTTCAAGCTCTCCTCCAACTCATCTGCTTTGACTTGCATCTCGTTATTGAGCCGTTGCAACTGAACGACCGTCAAGACAAGAGCTGCAGTTTCCAGAACGACAATCACGGCATGAAACGTGGTACGTCTGATGTTTTCAAGAAACCCGCCTGACGGATAGATTAAGGATGGCATCAGTATCGTCATTGAAACATGATGGACCGCGATGATTGCAGCGGCGATCAACACGGCTGGCACGCTGCGCAAGCTCACCAAAATTGCAAGAAGGGCAAAGTACAGCATGTGGGTATCAATCTGCCAGGGGTGCCCCTGAAATGCCTGGTTAAATGCAATGGCCTGGCCAATCAAAGCGACAGCTGCGCCGACGGCTAGTAGCTTTGGTTGGCTCCACCCCATTATGAAACCCAGACTGACAAAAGCTCCCGAAACAACGGCTGTCATCAACAGGCTTCCACCAATCAGGAATGCGGTGAGCATCGCACATGGAATGAACGAAGCTGCAATACCAAATACCATACGGGCTGGCGCAGACTGTTTTGATACAAACATGAGAACTAGATCCTCGGAACCTGGTTGATTTTTGGGATTTCAATGCCGCAGAGCGCTGCCAAGGCACTGGCGGGTATCATTGTGTAGCCAGAGGTTTGGAGCTGATCGTGTGCCGTTTGGGATGCAAGGATCATCCGTGACAGCGGAGGGCGAATTGGTCCGAGCTCCTGAGCTCCAGACGATGACATGTCCCTAGTTAGACTCGCTGATGATCCGAATTCGAAAACCAAGTAGACACCAGCTTTGTCGGGAAGACCCGACTGGGACGCGACGACGGACAATGGCCCAACGGCCAGCGTAAACACGAAGATACAGATTATCCAAAGCGAAGATTTAATCATTCGTGAGGGGATACCGAAAGTGTCTTTCGCTTCGGTTAATTCGCGATAGCTCTCAGTACAATTGAGTGCGCGAAATTTTCTGACTTTCTTTTGCAGGCTAAGAAAGGTCCAGAAACGCTCTTCGACATGCTAAGGATATTGTTCTCGCAGGAAGTCGCTTTGTTTCGTTTGCAAGTGCAGGCATTTCCCCTGTTCGTGGGTACATATGTATTGGAAATGTGTTGCCGTTTTCGAAAAGGTATACAGATAAAGGATACGCCTGACGGATACCTGCCCGGGGCGTACCTTGGCGAGTCCTCCGGAATTACCTTGTAGCTCCCCAACAGCGGCCGTTCGTCGTTGTTGCAGAATCGGTCACCTTGGGCTCTCCTGACACCTTCGCCGCGTGATCGACGAAAGGCAGGTCTAAGATCAGGTACTTTTCGCTGCACCGCGTGTGTACTCACAAACAACGGCGATAATCGCATTCCCTTAACTTAGATACTAATCGACCAATGCTTTGCCGCAACACTGACACCCGCCCGTGCCGGTAAATCTATCATAGCTATATTCTCTTGACGTCATTCGTTTCCTACTAAGCCAGCTCAGCCCAGCAAGTTTAGATAGCCTGCTTTAAAATCTTCATCCGCTCTTTTAGGAACGAATTTCTCCGGCTTGTCTAAAACCCAATGGGTTGTCGCGATGAGCTTGGCAGATTTACCATCGCTGAAAATCACGCGCGGCCTGTGCTCGGGAACTGCTCTCTTAAACGCAGCCCCCGCATCAACTGCGGTTGTGAAAGTTTCTGTTACGTCGATATGAGCATAAGACAGCGTGTACGTTCCATTCATCATGAAAGTATTGCGGCATAATTGCTGACCTATTTCAAAGTTTCACGTGTCCCGAATACTCAATACACACAAACGCATGCTGGGAAACATCATGAACGTTTCAGCGGGACTGTTTTGAATTGAGGCTCTTAGTTACCCAACTTTATTGGTGAGATTTGTAGTTCGGATCCCAACTGTGCAATTTATGCGCTCCTTCGCGATGCTCAGGCCGGGCCCGCGTGAACCAAGCCGCCCATCGCTGCGCTCAGCGTCTTGGCCATTCGGCTTTGGTCCCTCACGCAAGAAAGTCTTGGGACTGCCGCCCCGAGCGCACTTCATTACAAACAGATCGAAGAGAAGCTTGCTTTAACGGCTTCCCGCGCCCTCAAAAGGCACGTGAGCCTCCGACAAAGACAGAGCTTCTTTTTCCGGTTTTCCCTTCCGTTTGCACCCCCGCTTCTCGCCGAAGGGCAAGAGTTGCATGCGCAACCCCTAAACCCAAGGAAGGAAACAGGACAATGCAAAACAACCAAATCATAAACGGCGATGCCGCCGCAGTTTTAAAAACCATCGAAGAGGGCAGTGTTGATCTGGTGATCACCGATCCGCCGTATCTTGTGAACTACAAAGACCGCCAAGGCCGCAGTTTGCAGAACGACAATAATCTGGGCGGTGTGTTGCCGGTGTTTGAGCCGATGGCGCGAGCAATGAAGCAAAGTAGTTATGCGATTTGTTTCTCTGGCTGGTCAGCATTGCCCCAATTCACGCAAGCATGGGAGGCGGCAGGGCTTAAGATCGTCAGTGAGATTGTCTGGAGCAAGAAATACACATCGCGGCGTGGCTTTACGCAGTATCGCCATGAAAGCGCCTATGTCTTGGCGAAAGGCAATCCGGCAAAGCCTGCGCGCCCGATGAGTAGCGTGCAAGGCTGGGTCTATTCCGGCAATAAACGCCACCCCACGGAAAAAGCCGTTGAAATACTTGCGCCGCTTGTTCGGTGTTTCTCAAAGCCGGGCGATTTGGTGTGTGATCCGTTCTCAGGCTCAGACTCTACATCGGTTGCGGCGGTCTTGAATGGCCGGGACTATCTCGGGATTGAGCTGGAAAAAGCCCATTGCGAGACCGCGCGCGCGCGTTTGACAGAGGCGCGGCGGTATCGTGCAGAACAAGCCACCCAATACCAAAAGGTGGCGGCATGACCTATCAAAGCGAACAACTTGGATTTGATGCATTGCTGGACACAGCAGCGCAGGACAATAAGCGCCTCAAGTTTGAACAGGAAACGCAGCATTTGCCCGCGCTGGCATCGGAGGCCTTTGCGTATCATCGCCAGCAGATCAAAGAGCATCACGCGGCCATGCTGGAAAACGATTTTGAGGCAGCAATTGCCATCCGCAAGGAGGCGCATTTGTTGGCGCTCAAGCTCAACAATGGCGAGCCGGGCATTCTTGCGGGGCAAACAGCGCCGGGATGCGTGCTTGCCGCGCAGTGCGCCGCATCGCCCGGCGCGGTGCCGCTATGCGGTCAGAACGGGCGCTTTGAAATCACGCTGGAAACGGCGGATGCGCCATTGATCGCGCAGATCGACGCCAAGGGCATGTTTGGCATTGGCGGAGCGTCGATGCCCTATGTCGGGTTTTCTACCCGCGCGATTGATCCGCTGCGGTCTTTTATCAGCGAAACAGGCTATCGCAGTTTTCTGGGGTGCTCTGTGCCGCCTGCGAAGGGTCTCACCGTTGACGGGTTTGTCCGCAAGATCATTGCCACGCATGTTCAGCAGGTCTTAAGGGGGGCGGCTTGTGAGTATTGATCCGCGTTACTTTAAGACATAGCGAGAGAACTCCCCGATATTCTAAATCATTCATTTTATTGGACAAATATCTGTTTTTGTGGCAAATATAGGATATTAATCCTACATTTGCGCCCGCATTTTGCCGCTGATCACGCTGTGATCCGCCCACGGCAAAGCTGCGGGCGCGTTTTTGTATCCATTCCCATTTCACAAAAAATCGCGCGGCTCTGGCTCTCGCCCCAGCCGCGCGGGAAAGATATTGCCATGACTTACGACCCAGAAAAATACCGTGCGAGCCTCGCACATAGAAATCTTCCGAAGGATCAGGAAGACGCAACGCTCGATGATTTATGGAGCATCTCACAAACCCTTGTGAATCGCGCCATTGCCAGACGTCATCCACATCTATCGGCGCAAAGTGCCTTACTGAGTGATCCCCTTGCACACCCAAATCAGATAGACTGTGGCCACAGCCCGCAGACAAAGGAGACGCCATGACCTCGGATCAAAACACACAGGGCGCGACCATCGCCGCCATCTATTGCCGGGTCTCTGGCACGCGCCAAGTCAAAAAGGGCGACGGCCTCGGCTCCCAGGAAGCGCGCTGCCGCGAATATGCCACTTACAAAGGCCACGAAGTTGCCGCCGTTTTCCGCGAAGAGGGCGTGTCGGGCGGCATTGCAGATCGCCCGGCCATGAAAGAAATGCTCGCATGGCTGCGCAAACACCGCCACCAAAATCCGGTCGCCATTATTGACGACATCTCGCGTATCGCGCGCGGTGTCGAAGCACACTGGAAGCTGCGCGGTGCCATCGGCTCGGTTGGTGCAACGCTGGAAAGCCCCTCCATTGAATTTGGCGATGACAGCGATAGCCAGCTGATCGAAAACATGCTGGCCGGCGTCTCACGTAACCGCGCGATTGGTACCGCCTGCCTGATTTTGGCTTGTTGCGTTAAGACACGTGCATAACGACGTCGTTAGTGACGTGTCTTATGTGGAGGGTGTCATGCGCGGTGAGGTTTTAGGTGTTGAGCGTCGGCGTCGCTGGAATGACGATGACAAGTTGGCGATTGTTTCATCCGTCGGAATTGACGGGGCGACTGTCACGCATGTTGCGCATAGGCACGATGTGACGCGCCAGCAGATTTACAGATGGCGACATGAGCTTAAGAAGAAGGGGCTGTGGCCCACCGGCGAGGGTGCAGTTTTTCTGCCAATTGACTTCCATATTGCAGAGGCTGTGACACCACCGCCTGAGCCCACGCCGCCATCTGCTGTGGAGCTTCGCTTGAGCAATGGACGTTGTTTGCGATTTGACACTGCCGTGGACGCCGCCGCGCTGACACGACTGATCCGCGCGGTAGACGCGGCGTGATTGGTCCGGGAACTGGGGTTCGGGTCTATCTGGCTTGTGGCGTCACGGATATGAGGAAAGGCATCGCGGGCCTTTCGGCTTTGACCCAGGATGTGCTGCGTCAGAAACCGGCGGGTGGTGCGGTGTTCGCTTTCCGGGGGCGGCGAGGTGATCGGCTGAAGTTGCTGTATTGGGATGGCCAAGGGTTTTGCCTGTACTACAAGGTTCTAGAGCGCGGCCGATTTCCATGGCCAAGCGCCAAAGATGGTTCTGCGCGGTTGACCTCTGCGCAGCTTGCGATGCTCTGGGAAGGGATCGACTGGCGACGTCCGGATTGGGGCGCTCCGCCCGCGCGTGTAGGGTGATTTACGTCTGTATGGGCGTTATTTATATGGTGCCTCAGCCTGCTTTTTGGTAATCAGACGCATGTCGAAACCCGCTGAAAACCTCTCCGATGATCCTGCTGTATTGAGGGCGATGATCGCAGAACTACAGGCTGAAAACGCCAAAATCTCGGCGACGCTGCGGGTCCATGATCAGCTGGTCCAGGCGCTTCGTTTACGGATCGCTAAACTCCAGAAGCTGGCTTTCGGCAAGTCCTCGGAAAAGATTGAACGCGAGATCGAGCAACTTGAACTGGCGCTCGAAGACTTGCTGGTTGCCGTGGCCGAAACCGATGATGCGCCCATCGATGAAGGGTTGGACGAACCCTCGCAAGAGGCTGCCGATGCGCCCGTTTTGCGCCGCCGCCCGCGCGTCTCGGATACGACCCTGCGGGAGCGCCATGAGCTTGATCCTGGCACGTGCTGTCCTGACTGTGGTGGTGATCTGCGCGTGGTGGGAGAGGATGTCAGCGAGTTGCTGGATATGATCGCGGCGCAGATGAAAGTCATCCAGATCGCCCGCATCAAGAAATCCTGCCGTCGTTGCGAAAAGATGGTGCAGGAGCCCGCACCGAGCCGCCCGATCTCGGGCAGCATGGCGGGACCAAACCTGCTGGCCCACATTTTGGTCTCCAAATTTGATGATCACCTTCCCCTCTATCGTCAGCACGAGATATTTGCCCGCATGGGTGCCGACATCCCAGAAAGCACGCTTGTTGGCTGGTGTGGGCGGGCAATGAAAACCCTGTCGCGGCTTATAGTGCGGATCGAGGCCGACATCATGGGCAGCGATCTGCTGCATGCGGACGATACGCCGATCCGGGTGCTGGATCGGTCAAAGCGCGACAAGGGTCTTGGAAAAGGGGTCAGACAAGGCCGGATCTGGGCCTATGTGCGGGACCAACGCCCCTGGGCGGGGACTTCACCACCCGGTGCCGTCTATCGGTTTGCGCCAGACTGGAAGGAAGAGCATGTCCTTAGCCATCTGGCTGACGCGCGCGGCATTCTGCAAGCCGACGGCTATAAGGGATATGCCAAACTCTACGTGCCTGAACCGGGTGGCGTGCCGCGTTTACGCGAAGCGGCCTGTTGGGCGCATCTGCGGCGTGACTTCCATGATTTTTGGGCATCGACCAAATCCGAGATCGCCCGCGAGGCGCTCGACCGGATCGGCAAGCTCTACGACATTGAGCGTGACATCAACGGTCAACCCGCTGACGTCCGTCATGCCGCGCGGCAAAAGTTGAGCAAGCCAAAGGTCACGGCCTTCTTTGCCTGGTCTGAACAACAACTCCTGCGCATTCCCGGCAAAAGTGATCTGGCCAAAGCCTTCAGGTATGGGTTGAGCCGCAAGGATGCGTTCAGCCTGTTCTTGACTGACGGTCGTGTGGCCATCGACAACAATCCCGCCGAGCGTGCCCTGCGCCCGATTGGAATCGGCAGAAAAAATTGGCTATTTGCAGGGGCGGATACCGGTGCAGAAACTCTCGCACGCGCCATGACGGTCATTGAAACGGCCAAGCTCAACGGTCTCGACCCGCAGGCCTATCTTGCTGACATTCTCGACCGCATTCACGATCATAAGGTCAACCGGCTGGATGAGTTGCTGCCGTGGAACTGGGCACCGCTGAACGCGACCCATTCAGAGGCTGCCTGATGGCTGCGGTGACACATGTCTGCACCATCGACTATGTCGCCAAAATGCTGAGCGAGGACGTCGAGCTTCTCGAAGCGATCATCTCCAACGACGACAACCTCACATATGGCAACATCGTCAGCGTATATGCCGGCGCTGACGAAACCGTCTCCGCACTGACCGACGACGGCATCACGGAGCTGAAGGACATGATCGGCGACGCCCGCGCAATCACCAAAACCTGGCATGAATTCCTTGATGACTTCGTAGATGACGCCGAACTTGTCGCCCGCATCAAGGCTAAATCACCGCGGTAACAATGGAGCGGTTACCGTCTCACAGCACCACCGCCAGAAGAACGCCCTGAAAGCCTTGGACGCCAAGATTGGAAAACTCACGGACAGGCTCATTGAAACGGACAGCCCGGCGACTATCCGCGCTTACGAAGGCAAGTTGGAAAAGCTGGAGGCGCAAAAAGCACTAATC contains:
- the tnpB gene encoding IS66 family insertion sequence element accessory protein TnpB (TnpB, as the term is used for proteins encoded by IS66 family insertion elements, is considered an accessory protein, since TnpC, encoded by a neighboring gene, is a DDE family transposase.), which gives rise to MIGPGTGVRVYLACGVTDMRKGIAGLSALTQDVLRQKPAGGAVFAFRGRRGDRLKLLYWDGQGFCLYYKVLERGRFPWPSAKDGSARLTSAQLAMLWEGIDWRRPDWGAPPARVG
- a CDS encoding tetratricopeptide repeat protein gives rise to the protein MPGSDKTLDPAEGLAREAIRRNDVAALGYARLGWVLGYLGRPQETIAAFDAALMRDPDNPETYLAYGETMNRLARPYNAGPLLETVFSKDSFLPPSWEIPQGHRNLVLGEQEVAIGHFQSVLDRVSRFDPARVQMVRALWELGDTEGAKQGTARIKKSRPSTALPTQNACFRIPFRKKRMR
- a CDS encoding DUF302 domain-containing protein, translating into MKSLITLAFIAATSAGTAMAERINVASNANVANSVQRLKDAVETAGAQVFNTIDFAAGNAAVGKDLRPTTVVIFGSPKIGASAWQTGQTMALNLPLRILFYEDVNGQTWATYDDPTAVAPSHGLAADHPAVLAMKGALELFSAAVTGE
- a CDS encoding thermonuclease family protein; translated protein: MLRFLLRALFKPTYRPNAKPNRKPVGKTLAHKAGRSITGFSAQPKTPQSFAPERGEAFDAESAQSVTLPRVLEGPAYVTDGDTITIQKTQVRLYGIDAPELNHPYGKKAKWAMVRLCKGHRIRAEITDEDDYGRTVAKCFLPDGRDLSEELVKQGLAIDWPKFSGGKYSNLEVAGIRKKLWLADARQKGRMYVWEKFDARKNGESKEK
- a CDS encoding DNA methyltransferase, whose product is MQNNQIINGDAAAVLKTIEEGSVDLVITDPPYLVNYKDRQGRSLQNDNNLGGVLPVFEPMARAMKQSSYAICFSGWSALPQFTQAWEAAGLKIVSEIVWSKKYTSRRGFTQYRHESAYVLAKGNPAKPARPMSSVQGWVYSGNKRHPTEKAVEILAPLVRCFSKPGDLVCDPFSGSDSTSVAAVLNGRDYLGIELEKAHCETARARLTEARRYRAEQATQYQKVAA
- the tnpA gene encoding IS66-like element accessory protein TnpA → MRGEVLGVERRRRWNDDDKLAIVSSVGIDGATVTHVAHRHDVTRQQIYRWRHELKKKGLWPTGEGAVFLPIDFHIAEAVTPPPEPTPPSAVELRLSNGRCLRFDTAVDAAALTRLIRAVDAA
- a CDS encoding methyl-accepting chemotaxis protein is translated as MFVSKQSAPARMVFGIAASFIPCAMLTAFLIGGSLLMTAVVSGAFVSLGFIMGWSQPKLLAVGAAVALIGQAIAFNQAFQGHPWQIDTHMLYFALLAILVSLRSVPAVLIAAAIIAVHHVSMTILMPSLIYPSGGFLENIRRTTFHAVIVVLETAALVLTVVQLQRLNNEMQVKADELEESLKLSDQARHQAQNAQEEAEAAKQEAETAAQREVDMAKEKEEADHKAAEEREAMMIDLGNSFGTVVEAAIDGQFSKRVDAKFSDRILNELAENINQLLGAVDQGLSRTGEALERVAGGDLTKPMDGDFRGAFGHLQKNVNNMIDGLKSLIVDISGSGNTLVSSSVELRDTSEALSKQAEQNAASLEETSAALEELSASIKQVSGSVEDASKNAQTARDTAQSSEKVAADAADSMASIADASKEITRVVGMIEDIAFQINLLALNAGVEAARAGEAGRGFSVVASEVRQLAQRAAEASKEIAAVITKSDAAVSEGVEKVSGAKSSLEAIADSVVSISKGVEEISTAISEQVNGIGDITTAVSQIDQNTQKQAASFEEVTAASALLASEADNLKQSTASFRTGEEAKVVKMDRPAQAPAQPKSAVAGGGGRASHDGWDEF
- a CDS encoding hydroxyisourate hydrolase, whose protein sequence is MTKTTLKAAAGGISIHAVDVSRGIPAYGLSVRLMRLDPDPVEIAGGACAANGHFIHPVTEGAGVIRGMYEVTLGVGNYYRQSGTEVPDPAFVEDAVFRFGVERVSEHFHLPFKFTPWGFSLFRGGP
- a CDS encoding recombinase family protein — encoded protein: MTSDQNTQGATIAAIYCRVSGTRQVKKGDGLGSQEARCREYATYKGHEVAAVFREEGVSGGIADRPAMKEMLAWLRKHRHQNPVAIIDDISRIARGVEAHWKLRGAIGSVGATLESPSIEFGDDSDSQLIENMLAGVSRNRAIGTACLILACCVKTRA
- the tnpC gene encoding IS66 family transposase, which gives rise to MSKPAENLSDDPAVLRAMIAELQAENAKISATLRVHDQLVQALRLRIAKLQKLAFGKSSEKIEREIEQLELALEDLLVAVAETDDAPIDEGLDEPSQEAADAPVLRRRPRVSDTTLRERHELDPGTCCPDCGGDLRVVGEDVSELLDMIAAQMKVIQIARIKKSCRRCEKMVQEPAPSRPISGSMAGPNLLAHILVSKFDDHLPLYRQHEIFARMGADIPESTLVGWCGRAMKTLSRLIVRIEADIMGSDLLHADDTPIRVLDRSKRDKGLGKGVRQGRIWAYVRDQRPWAGTSPPGAVYRFAPDWKEEHVLSHLADARGILQADGYKGYAKLYVPEPGGVPRLREAACWAHLRRDFHDFWASTKSEIAREALDRIGKLYDIERDINGQPADVRHAARQKLSKPKVTAFFAWSEQQLLRIPGKSDLAKAFRYGLSRKDAFSLFLTDGRVAIDNNPAERALRPIGIGRKNWLFAGADTGAETLARAMTVIETAKLNGLDPQAYLADILDRIHDHKVNRLDELLPWNWAPLNATHSEAA